In Streptomyces longhuiensis, the following proteins share a genomic window:
- a CDS encoding cysteine desulfurase/sulfurtransferase TusA family protein produces MSYFDAASSAPLHPVARQALLASLDEGWADPARLYREGRRARLLLDAAREAAADAVGCRPDELVFTPSGTRAVHAGISGALAGRRRVGRHLVVSAVEHSSVLHSAAALEADGGSVTEVGVDRAGAVSPAAYADALRQDTALACLQSANHEVGTVQPVAEVAAACRVAGVPLLVDAAQSLAWGPVEGDWSLLAGSAHKWGGPAGVGLLVVRKGVRFAAQGPADERESGRAAGFENIPAVVAAAASLRAVRAEAAEEDARLRELTERIRARVPGLVPDVEVVGDPVRRLPHVVTFSCLYVDGETLLHELDRAGFSVSSGSSCTSSTLTPSHVLKAMGVLSEGNVRVSLPLGTAGDDVEQFLGVLPGTVASVRERLGATAVTAPAPAPESAPSLVVDALGKRCPIPVIELAKVIGDVPVGGTVTVLADDEAARLDIPAWCEMRSQEYVGEEPAERGTAYVVRRLS; encoded by the coding sequence GTGTCCTACTTCGACGCTGCCTCCTCCGCTCCCCTGCACCCCGTGGCCCGGCAGGCGCTGCTCGCCTCGCTGGACGAGGGGTGGGCCGACCCCGCCCGGCTCTACCGCGAGGGGAGGCGGGCCCGGCTGCTCCTGGACGCGGCCCGTGAGGCCGCCGCGGACGCCGTGGGCTGCCGCCCGGACGAGCTTGTTTTCACCCCTTCGGGGACGCGTGCCGTACATGCGGGAATCTCCGGCGCGCTCGCGGGACGTCGGCGTGTCGGCCGGCATCTGGTGGTTTCCGCGGTCGAGCACTCCTCGGTACTCCATTCGGCTGCCGCGCTGGAGGCCGACGGCGGTTCGGTGACCGAGGTGGGCGTGGACCGGGCCGGTGCCGTCTCCCCCGCCGCGTACGCCGATGCGCTCAGACAGGACACGGCGCTCGCCTGTCTCCAGTCCGCCAACCACGAGGTGGGGACGGTGCAGCCGGTGGCCGAGGTCGCCGCGGCGTGCCGGGTCGCCGGGGTGCCGCTGCTCGTGGACGCGGCGCAGTCGCTCGCGTGGGGGCCGGTCGAGGGCGACTGGTCGCTGCTCGCGGGCAGCGCGCACAAGTGGGGCGGCCCGGCGGGCGTCGGGCTGCTCGTCGTGCGCAAGGGGGTGCGGTTCGCGGCCCAAGGCCCGGCCGACGAGCGGGAGTCGGGGCGTGCGGCCGGGTTCGAGAACATTCCGGCCGTCGTGGCGGCGGCGGCCTCGCTGCGGGCGGTGCGGGCCGAGGCCGCCGAGGAGGACGCGCGGCTGCGGGAGTTGACGGAGCGGATCCGGGCCCGGGTGCCGGGGCTCGTGCCCGATGTCGAGGTGGTGGGCGACCCGGTGCGGCGGCTGCCGCACGTGGTGACCTTCTCCTGTCTCTATGTCGACGGAGAGACTCTGCTGCACGAGCTGGACCGGGCCGGTTTCTCCGTTTCGTCCGGCTCGTCGTGCACGAGCAGCACACTGACGCCGAGCCATGTGCTCAAGGCGATGGGGGTGCTGAGCGAGGGGAACGTACGGGTGTCGCTGCCGCTCGGGACGGCCGGGGACGACGTCGAACAGTTCCTCGGGGTGCTGCCGGGGACGGTGGCGTCGGTACGGGAGCGGCTGGGGGCGACGGCGGTGACCGCGCCCGCCCCCGCGCCGGAGAGTGCGCCCTCGCTCGTGGTCGACGCGCTCGGCAAGCGGTGCCCGATCCCCGTCATCGAGCTGGCGAAGGTGATCGGGGACGTGCCGGTGGGCGGGACCGTGACCGTGCTAGCCGACGACGAGGCGGCGCGGCTCGACATCCCGGCGTGGTGCGAGATGCGGAGCCAGGAGTACGTCGGGGAGGAGCCGGCGGAGCGCGGTACCGCCTATGTGGTCCGCCGGCTCTCCTGA
- a CDS encoding carbohydrate kinase family protein produces MRIAVTGSIATDHLMTFPGRFADQLVADQLHTVSLSFLVDNLDVRRGGVGANIAFGMGQLGTDPILVGAAGSDFDEYRAWLDRHGVDTDSVRISEVLHTARFVCTTDADHNQIGSFYTGAMSEARLIELQSVAERVGGLDLVLIGADDPEGMLRHTEECRSRSIPFAADFSQQIARMNGDEIRTLLDGATYLFSNEYEKGLIESKTGWTDEEILGKVGHRVTTLGSRGVRIESVGEDPIEVGCAEEEAKVDPTGVGDAFRAGFLSGLAWGVGHERAAQVGCMLATLVIETLGTQEYQLRRGHFMDRFTKAYGHEAAAEVKEHLK; encoded by the coding sequence GTGCGTATCGCAGTCACCGGCTCCATCGCCACCGACCACCTCATGACCTTCCCCGGCCGCTTCGCCGACCAGCTGGTCGCGGATCAGCTGCACACGGTCTCCCTCTCCTTCCTCGTCGACAACCTCGACGTCCGCCGGGGCGGTGTCGGCGCGAACATCGCGTTCGGCATGGGGCAGCTCGGGACGGACCCGATCCTGGTCGGCGCCGCGGGCTCCGACTTCGACGAGTACCGCGCCTGGCTCGACCGGCACGGCGTGGACACCGACTCCGTCCGCATCTCCGAGGTCCTGCACACGGCCCGCTTCGTCTGCACCACGGACGCCGACCACAACCAGATCGGCTCCTTCTACACGGGCGCCATGAGCGAGGCCCGCCTCATCGAGCTGCAGTCCGTCGCCGAGCGCGTCGGCGGCCTCGACCTGGTGCTGATCGGCGCTGACGACCCGGAGGGCATGCTCCGTCACACGGAGGAGTGCCGCTCGCGCTCCATCCCGTTCGCCGCGGACTTCTCGCAGCAGATCGCCCGGATGAACGGCGACGAGATCCGCACGCTCCTGGACGGCGCGACGTACCTCTTCTCGAACGAGTACGAGAAGGGCCTCATCGAGAGCAAGACCGGCTGGACCGACGAGGAGATCCTCGGCAAGGTCGGCCACCGCGTCACGACCCTCGGCTCGCGCGGCGTCCGCATCGAGAGCGTCGGCGAGGACCCGATCGAGGTCGGCTGTGCCGAGGAGGAGGCCAAGGTCGACCCGACCGGCGTCGGCGACGCGTTCCGCGCGGGCTTCCTGTCCGGCCTGGCCTGGGGCGTCGGTCACGAGCGCGCCGCCCAGGTCGGCTGCATGCTCGCCACGCTGGTCATCGAGACCCTCGGCACGCAGGAGTACCAGCTGCGCCGCGGCCACTTCATGGACCGCTTCACCAAGGCGTACGGCCACGAGGCCGCGGCCGAGGTCAAGGAGCACCTGAAGTAG
- a CDS encoding iron-sulfur cluster assembly accessory protein, whose translation MSVSDETTTVSDGILLSDAAAAKVKALLDQEGRDDLALRVAVQPGGCSGLRYQLFFDERSLDGDVVKDFGGVKVVTDRMSAPYLGGASVDFVDTIEKQGFTIDNPNATGSCACGDSFS comes from the coding sequence ATGTCCGTATCGGACGAGACCACCACCGTGAGCGACGGCATCCTCCTGTCCGACGCCGCCGCGGCCAAGGTCAAGGCCCTCCTTGACCAGGAAGGGCGCGACGACCTGGCGCTGCGCGTCGCCGTACAGCCCGGAGGCTGCTCCGGCCTGCGTTACCAGCTCTTCTTCGACGAGCGCTCCCTCGACGGGGACGTCGTGAAGGACTTCGGTGGCGTCAAGGTCGTCACCGACCGCATGAGCGCCCCGTACCTGGGCGGCGCCTCCGTCGACTTCGTCGACACCATCGAGAAGCAGGGCTTCACGATCGACAACCCGAACGCCACGGGTTCCTGCGCCTGCGGCGACTCGTTCAGCTGA
- the nadA gene encoding quinolinate synthase NadA, giving the protein MRDVTTAQTTVDLDVQPTPLALLLLGREADPRSERGVECPGDLPSPSDPDLVERARAAKEKLGDKVFVLGHHYQRDEVIQFADVTGDSFKLARDAAARPEAEYIVFCGVHFMAESADILTGDDQKVVLPDLAAGCSMADMATAEQVAECWDVLTEAGIAEQVVPVSYMNSSADIKAFTGKHGGTICTSSNAKRALDWAFEQGEKVLFLPDQHLGRNTAVRDMGMSLDDCVLYNPHKPNGGLTAEELRNAKMILWRGHCSVHGRFSIDSVNDVRERIPGVRVLVHPECKHEVVAAADEVGSTEYIIKALDAAPAGSKWAIGTELNLVRRLANAHPDKEIVFLDKTVCFCSTMNRIDLPHLVWALESLAEGNLVNRIEVDRETEQFAKQALERMLALP; this is encoded by the coding sequence GTGCGTGACGTGACCACGGCCCAGACCACCGTTGACCTGGATGTTCAGCCGACTCCGCTGGCTCTCCTGCTGCTCGGCCGCGAGGCCGACCCGCGGAGCGAGCGCGGCGTGGAGTGCCCTGGAGACCTGCCCTCCCCGTCCGACCCGGACCTGGTGGAGCGCGCCCGCGCGGCCAAGGAGAAGCTCGGGGACAAGGTCTTCGTGCTCGGCCACCACTACCAGCGCGACGAGGTCATCCAGTTCGCGGACGTCACCGGCGACTCCTTCAAGCTCGCCCGTGACGCGGCCGCCCGGCCGGAGGCCGAGTACATCGTCTTCTGCGGTGTGCACTTCATGGCCGAGTCCGCCGACATCCTCACCGGCGACGACCAGAAGGTGGTCCTGCCCGACCTGGCCGCCGGGTGCTCCATGGCCGACATGGCCACCGCCGAGCAGGTCGCCGAGTGCTGGGACGTGCTGACCGAGGCCGGCATCGCCGAGCAGGTCGTGCCCGTCTCGTACATGAACTCCTCCGCGGACATCAAGGCGTTCACCGGCAAGCACGGCGGCACGATCTGTACCTCGTCGAACGCGAAGAGGGCCCTCGACTGGGCCTTCGAGCAGGGCGAGAAGGTGCTCTTCCTGCCGGACCAGCACCTCGGCCGCAACACCGCCGTGCGGGACATGGGGATGTCCCTGGACGACTGCGTCCTGTACAACCCGCACAAGCCGAACGGCGGCCTGACGGCCGAGGAGCTGCGGAACGCGAAGATGATCCTGTGGCGCGGGCACTGCTCGGTGCACGGACGCTTCTCGATCGACTCGGTGAACGACGTCCGCGAGCGGATCCCCGGCGTACGGGTCCTGGTGCACCCCGAGTGCAAGCACGAGGTCGTCGCCGCGGCGGACGAGGTCGGCTCGACGGAGTACATCATCAAGGCCCTCGACGCGGCCCCGGCCGGGTCGAAGTGGGCGATCGGCACCGAGCTCAACCTGGTGCGGCGCCTCGCCAACGCGCACCCGGACAAGGAGATCGTCTTCCTCGACAAGACGGTCTGCTTCTGCTCGACGATGAACCGCATCGACCTGCCGCACCTGGTGTGGGCCCTGGAGTCCCTGGCCGAGGGCAACCTGGTCAACCGGATCGAGGTCGACCGCGAGACCGAGCAGTTCGCGAAGCAGGCGCTGGAGCGGATGCTGGCGCTGCCGTAG
- a CDS encoding efflux RND transporter permease subunit gives MSWLSRFSLAQRALIGLMSIIAIVFGAIAIPQLKQQLLPSIELPMVSVLAPYQGASPDVVEKQVIEPLESTIEAVDGITGITSTASEGNAVIMAQFDYGNGSKQLVADVQQAVNRARAQLPDDVDPQVIAGSTDDIPTVVLAVTSDKDQQALADQLDKTVVPSLKDIDGVGQVTVDGVRDLQVTVTPDDKKLAAAGISQAALGQSLQAGGATLPAGSFDEGGSNRTVQVGGGFTSLKQIEDLMVTGEGVRKPVRLGDVAEVAQRPAKADSITRTDGKPSLAVMVTMDHDGSAVAISDAVKDKLPDLRKDLGTGAKLTVVSDQGPAVSKSIDGLTTEGALGLLFAVLVILVFLASIRSTLVTAVSIPLSVVLALIVLWTRDLSLNMLTLGALTIAIGRVVDDSIVVLENIKRHLGYGEERQEAILKAVREVAGAVTSSTLTTVAVFLPIGLVGGMVGELFGSFSLTVTAALLASLIVSLTVVPVLSYWFLRPPKAIKGVDPEEARRKAEEKEARSWLQRIYVPVLRFATRRRLTSVLIAVVVLVGTFGMAPMLKTNFFDQGEQEVLSIKQELKPGTSLAATDAAAKKVEKLLDGVDSVKDYQVTIGSSGFMAAFGGGTDTNQASYQVTLKDKASFEKTQDRIEKGLGELAGIGRTTIAAGDGFGSQDLSVVVKAADGQVLRKAADEVRDEVAELDGVTDVTSDLSQSVPRISVKANSKAAAAGFNDTTLGAAVGQAVRGTTSGKAILDDTERDVVVKSAKPATTMDELKKLPMGPRGLKLGDIATVKLVDGPVSMTRIDGARAATITARPTGDNTGAVSADLQTKIKALKLPAGAKATIGGVTSDQDDAFKNLGLAMLAAIAIVFMLLVATFRSLAQPLILLVSIPFAATGAIGLLIATGTPMGVPAMIGMLMLIGIVVTNAIVLIDLINQYRKEGYGTIEAVIEGGRHRLRPILMTALATIFALLPMALGVTGEGGFIAQPLAVVVIGGLITSTLLTLLLVPTLYAMLELRKERRRKKREAKRAKKAGVTAGPEAAEASESESGEPEPAGV, from the coding sequence ATGTCCTGGCTGTCGAGATTCAGCCTCGCTCAACGGGCCCTGATCGGGCTGATGTCGATCATCGCGATCGTCTTCGGCGCCATCGCGATACCCCAGCTCAAGCAGCAGCTGCTGCCCTCCATCGAACTGCCCATGGTGTCCGTCCTGGCCCCGTACCAGGGCGCGTCTCCCGACGTGGTCGAGAAGCAGGTCATCGAGCCGCTCGAGTCGACCATCGAGGCGGTCGACGGCATCACCGGCATCACCTCCACGGCGAGCGAGGGCAACGCCGTGATCATGGCCCAGTTCGACTACGGCAACGGCTCCAAGCAGCTCGTCGCCGACGTCCAGCAGGCCGTGAACCGGGCCCGCGCCCAGCTCCCCGACGACGTCGACCCGCAGGTCATCGCGGGCTCCACGGACGACATCCCGACCGTCGTCCTCGCCGTCACGTCCGACAAGGACCAGCAGGCGCTCGCCGACCAGCTCGACAAGACCGTCGTCCCGTCCCTCAAGGACATCGACGGCGTCGGCCAGGTCACCGTCGACGGTGTGCGCGACCTCCAGGTCACCGTCACCCCCGACGACAAGAAGCTCGCCGCGGCCGGCATCAGCCAGGCCGCGCTCGGCCAGTCCCTCCAGGCGGGTGGCGCGACCCTGCCCGCCGGCTCCTTCGACGAGGGCGGCAGCAACCGCACCGTCCAGGTCGGCGGCGGCTTCACCTCCCTGAAGCAGATCGAGGACCTGATGGTCACCGGCGAGGGCGTCAGGAAGCCCGTACGCCTCGGTGACGTCGCCGAGGTCGCGCAGCGGCCCGCGAAGGCCGACTCGATCACCCGCACCGACGGCAAACCCAGCCTCGCGGTCATGGTCACCATGGACCACGACGGCAGCGCGGTCGCCATCTCCGACGCGGTCAAGGACAAGCTCCCCGACCTGCGCAAGGACCTCGGCACCGGCGCGAAGCTCACGGTCGTCAGCGACCAGGGCCCGGCCGTCTCCAAGTCCATCGACGGCCTGACGACGGAGGGCGCGCTCGGCCTCCTCTTCGCCGTCCTCGTCATCCTGGTCTTCCTGGCGTCGATCCGCTCGACCCTGGTCACCGCGGTCTCGATCCCGCTCTCGGTCGTCCTGGCCCTGATCGTCCTGTGGACCCGTGACCTCTCGCTCAACATGCTCACGCTCGGCGCGCTGACCATCGCGATCGGCCGCGTCGTGGACGACTCCATCGTCGTCCTGGAGAACATCAAGCGGCACCTCGGCTACGGCGAGGAGCGCCAGGAGGCGATCCTCAAGGCGGTCCGCGAGGTCGCGGGCGCCGTCACGTCGTCCACCCTGACCACCGTCGCCGTCTTCCTGCCCATCGGCCTGGTCGGCGGCATGGTCGGCGAGCTGTTCGGCTCGTTCTCGCTGACGGTCACGGCGGCCCTGCTGGCCTCGCTGATCGTCTCGCTCACCGTCGTCCCGGTCCTGTCGTACTGGTTCCTGCGCCCGCCCAAGGCGATCAAGGGCGTCGATCCGGAGGAGGCGCGCCGCAAGGCGGAGGAGAAGGAGGCGCGGTCCTGGCTCCAGCGGATCTACGTCCCCGTCCTGCGCTTCGCGACCCGTCGCCGCCTCACCAGCGTCCTGATCGCGGTCGTGGTCCTGGTCGGCACGTTCGGCATGGCCCCCATGCTGAAGACGAACTTCTTCGACCAGGGCGAGCAGGAAGTCCTGTCCATCAAGCAGGAGCTGAAGCCGGGCACCAGCCTGGCGGCGACCGACGCCGCGGCGAAGAAGGTCGAGAAGCTGCTCGACGGCGTCGACTCGGTCAAGGACTACCAGGTCACCATCGGCTCGTCCGGCTTCATGGCGGCCTTCGGCGGCGGCACCGACACCAACCAGGCGTCGTACCAGGTGACGCTGAAGGACAAGGCGTCGTTCGAGAAGACCCAGGACCGCATCGAGAAGGGTCTCGGTGAGCTCGCCGGGATCGGCCGGACCACCATCGCGGCCGGTGACGGCTTCGGCAGCCAGGACCTGAGCGTCGTGGTGAAGGCGGCCGATGGCCAGGTCCTGCGCAAGGCGGCCGACGAGGTCCGCGACGAGGTCGCCGAGCTCGACGGCGTCACGGACGTCACCAGCGACCTGTCGCAGTCGGTCCCGCGCATCTCGGTCAAGGCCAATTCCAAGGCCGCGGCCGCCGGGTTCAACGACACCACGCTCGGCGCGGCCGTCGGCCAGGCCGTGCGCGGTACGACCAGCGGCAAGGCGATCCTCGACGACACCGAGCGCGACGTCGTCGTGAAGTCGGCGAAGCCCGCCACGACCATGGACGAGCTCAAGAAGCTCCCGATGGGCCCCCGCGGTCTGAAGCTCGGCGACATCGCCACGGTGAAGCTGGTGGACGGGCCGGTCTCCATGACCCGGATCGACGGCGCCCGCGCCGCGACGATCACGGCCAGGCCGACCGGTGACAACACCGGCGCGGTCAGCGCCGACCTCCAGACGAAGATCAAGGCGCTGAAGCTGCCCGCGGGCGCGAAGGCCACGATCGGCGGCGTCACGTCCGACCAGGACGACGCGTTCAAGAACCTCGGCCTCGCGATGCTGGCCGCGATCGCGATCGTGTTCATGCTTCTGGTCGCCACGTTCCGCTCGCTGGCGCAGCCGCTGATCCTGCTGGTCTCGATCCCGTTCGCGGCGACCGGCGCGATCGGCCTGCTCATCGCCACCGGCACCCCGATGGGCGTCCCGGCGATGATCGGCATGCTGATGCTCATCGGCATCGTGGTCACCAACGCGATCGTCCTGATCGACCTGATCAACCAGTACCGCAAGGAGGGCTACGGCACGATCGAGGCGGTCATCGAGGGCGGTCGCCACCGTCTGCGCCCGATCCTCATGACGGCCCTGGCGACGATCTTCGCCCTGCTCCCGATGGCGCTCGGCGTCACCGGAGAGGGCGGCTTCATCGCCCAGCCGCTCGCGGTGGTGGTGATCGGCGGTCTGATCACGTCGACGCTCCTGACGCTCCTCCTCGTCCCGACGCTCTACGCGATGCTGGAGCTCCGCAAGGAGCGGCGCCGCAAGAAGCGCGAGGCGAAGCGGGCGAAGAAGGCCGGGGTGACGGCCGGACCGGAGGCCGCGGAGGCCTCGGAGTCCGAGTCCGGCGAGCCGGAGCCGGCGGGCGTCTGA
- a CDS encoding response regulator: protein MTIRVLLADDQALLRSAFRVLVDSEPDMLVVGEASDGAEAVGLAKSEKADVVLMDIRMPGTDGLAATRLISADPELAHVRVVMLTTFEVDEYVVQSLRAGASGFLGKGAEPEELLGAVRIAAAGEALLSPVATKGLIAKFLAQGEGYGDWEDGARPGGAHGERLAALTTREREVLVQVAGGHSNDEIAERLQVSPLTVKTHVNRAMAKLGARDRAQLVVIAYESGLVRPRVE from the coding sequence ATGACCATTCGGGTACTGCTCGCCGACGACCAGGCCCTGCTGCGCAGTGCCTTCCGCGTCCTCGTGGACTCCGAACCCGACATGCTCGTCGTCGGCGAGGCCTCGGACGGCGCGGAGGCGGTCGGCCTCGCCAAATCCGAGAAGGCCGATGTCGTTCTCATGGACATCCGGATGCCCGGCACCGACGGACTCGCCGCGACCCGCCTGATCAGCGCCGACCCCGAACTGGCACACGTACGCGTCGTGATGCTCACGACGTTCGAGGTCGACGAGTACGTCGTCCAGTCGCTGCGCGCGGGCGCCTCCGGCTTCCTCGGCAAGGGCGCCGAACCCGAGGAGCTCCTCGGCGCCGTGCGGATCGCCGCCGCGGGCGAGGCGCTCCTGTCGCCGGTCGCCACCAAGGGCCTGATCGCCAAGTTCCTCGCCCAGGGCGAGGGGTACGGCGACTGGGAGGACGGCGCCCGCCCCGGCGGCGCCCACGGCGAACGTCTCGCCGCGCTGACCACCCGCGAGCGCGAGGTCCTCGTCCAGGTCGCCGGCGGCCACTCGAACGACGAGATCGCGGAGCGCCTCCAGGTCAGCCCGCTCACGGTCAAGACCCATGTGAACCGCGCCATGGCCAAGCTCGGCGCGCGGGACCGTGCCCAACTCGTAGTAATCGCGTACGAATCGGGCCTGGTCCGTCCAAGGGTGGAGTGA
- a CDS encoding sensor histidine kinase, which yields MTPFVRWARTHPRAMDAALAAAVLLCMIAASFADPNGGRDGTPTWGTRSPQVLSVVLMVLGAAALVLRRRAPMAVLAATSAVTLAELVTGDPRAPVAMSAVVALYTVAATTDRPTTWRVGLATMALLSGAAMLAGPLPWYTQENLGVFAWTGMAAAAGDAVRSRRAFVDAIRERAERAERTREEEARRRVAEERLRIARDLHDVVAHHIALVNVQAGVASHVMDKRPDQAKEALSHVREASRSALNELRATVGLLRQSGDPEAPTEPAPGLDRLEDLVGTFRNAGLPVEVACADRATGLQAAVDLAAYRIIQEALTNVQKHAGTEAKAEVSVVRVGPNIEVTILDNGPGTEQPSPDSGGHGLLGMRERVAAIGGSCSAGPRYGGGFRVHAILPVQARATAGLATDTGDAG from the coding sequence GTGACCCCCTTCGTACGCTGGGCCAGGACTCACCCCCGGGCCATGGACGCCGCACTCGCGGCGGCGGTGCTGCTCTGCATGATCGCCGCCTCCTTCGCCGATCCGAACGGCGGCCGCGACGGCACCCCCACCTGGGGCACCCGCAGCCCCCAGGTCCTCAGCGTCGTCCTCATGGTGCTCGGTGCGGCCGCCCTCGTCCTGCGCCGCCGCGCGCCCATGGCGGTCCTCGCGGCCACCTCCGCCGTCACCCTGGCCGAACTCGTCACCGGCGACCCCCGCGCGCCCGTCGCGATGAGCGCCGTCGTCGCGCTCTACACCGTCGCCGCCACCACCGACCGCCCCACCACGTGGCGCGTCGGCCTCGCCACCATGGCCCTCCTCTCCGGCGCCGCCATGCTGGCCGGCCCTCTGCCCTGGTACACGCAGGAGAACCTCGGCGTCTTCGCCTGGACCGGCATGGCCGCCGCGGCCGGGGACGCGGTGCGCAGCCGGCGCGCGTTCGTCGACGCGATCCGCGAGCGGGCCGAGCGGGCCGAGCGCACACGGGAGGAGGAGGCCCGGCGCCGGGTCGCCGAGGAGCGCCTGCGCATCGCCCGCGACCTGCACGACGTCGTCGCGCACCACATCGCCCTGGTCAACGTCCAGGCGGGCGTCGCCTCGCACGTCATGGACAAGCGCCCCGACCAGGCCAAGGAGGCCCTGTCGCACGTGCGCGAGGCGAGCCGCTCCGCGCTCAACGAACTCCGCGCCACCGTGGGCCTGTTGAGGCAGTCCGGCGATCCGGAGGCGCCCACCGAACCGGCGCCGGGACTCGACCGCCTCGAAGACCTCGTCGGTACGTTCCGCAACGCCGGCCTGCCCGTCGAGGTCGCCTGCGCCGACCGGGCCACCGGCCTGCAGGCCGCCGTCGACCTGGCCGCCTACCGGATCATCCAGGAGGCCCTGACCAATGTGCAGAAGCATGCGGGCACCGAGGCCAAGGCCGAGGTCAGCGTCGTGCGCGTAGGCCCGAACATCGAGGTCACGATCCTGGACAACGGGCCCGGCACCGAGCAGCCCTCGCCCGACAGCGGCGGCCACGGTCTCCTCGGCATGCGCGAGCGCGTCGCCGCGATCGGCGGCAGCTGCTCGGCGGGACCGCGCTACGGGGGCGGGTTCCGCGTCCATGCGATCCTTCCCGTCCAGGCCCGCGCCACCGCGGGCCTCGCCACGGACACGGGGGACGCCGGATGA
- the pspAA gene encoding PspA-associated protein PspAA, with protein sequence MIVRIMGEGQVELADSHFTELNKLDNELLAEMENGDGPGFRRTLNALLETVRSVGTPLPDASLEPSELILPSPDATLEEVREMLSDEGLIPG encoded by the coding sequence ATGATCGTACGGATCATGGGGGAGGGGCAGGTGGAGCTGGCCGACAGCCACTTCACCGAGCTCAACAAGCTCGACAACGAGCTCCTGGCCGAGATGGAGAACGGGGACGGCCCCGGTTTCCGCCGCACGCTCAACGCCCTGCTCGAAACGGTCCGCTCCGTCGGCACCCCGCTGCCCGACGCTTCGCTCGAACCCTCGGAACTTATTCTTCCGTCCCCGGACGCGACCTTGGAAGAGGTCAGGGAGATGCTCAGCGACGAGGGCCTGATCCCTGGCTGA
- a CDS encoding PspA/IM30 family protein, whose protein sequence is MSGVMKRMGMIFRAKANKALDRAEDPRETLDYSYQKQLELLQKVRRGVADVATSRKRLELQLNQLQTQSSKLEDQGRKALALGREDLAREALSRRAALQQQVTDLETQHQTLQGEEEKLTLAAQRLQAKVDAFRTKKETIKATYTAAQAQTRIGEAFSGISEEMGDVGMAIQRAEDKTAQLQARAGAIDELLASGALDDQSGLAKDDIQSELDRLSGGTDVELELQRMKAELSGGSSSSQQAIEGGQGQQSPTQTPQDTPRFDKQ, encoded by the coding sequence ATGAGCGGTGTCATGAAGCGTATGGGGATGATCTTCCGCGCGAAGGCGAACAAGGCCCTTGACCGGGCCGAGGACCCGCGCGAGACCCTCGATTACTCGTACCAGAAGCAGCTGGAGCTGCTCCAGAAGGTGCGCCGCGGCGTCGCCGACGTGGCGACCTCGCGCAAGCGCCTGGAGCTGCAGCTCAACCAGCTCCAGACCCAGTCGTCCAAGCTGGAGGACCAGGGCCGCAAGGCGCTCGCGCTCGGCCGCGAGGACCTGGCCCGCGAGGCGCTCTCGCGCCGGGCAGCGCTCCAGCAGCAGGTCACCGACCTGGAGACACAGCACCAGACCCTTCAGGGCGAGGAGGAGAAGCTCACCCTCGCGGCGCAGCGCCTCCAGGCCAAGGTCGACGCCTTCCGTACGAAGAAGGAGACGATCAAGGCGACCTACACCGCGGCCCAGGCGCAGACCCGCATCGGAGAGGCCTTCTCCGGCATCTCCGAGGAGATGGGCGACGTGGGCATGGCCATCCAGCGTGCCGAGGACAAGACGGCGCAGCTCCAGGCCCGGGCCGGCGCGATCGACGAGCTGCTTGCCTCCGGCGCCCTCGACGACCAGTCCGGCCTCGCCAAGGACGACATCCAGAGCGAGCTGGACCGCCTCTCCGGTGGTACGGATGTAGAGCTGGAACTCCAGCGGATGAAGGCCGAACTGTCGGGCGGCTCCTCCTCCTCGCAGCAGGCCATCGAGGGCGGTCAGGGCCAGCAGTCCCCGACGCAGACGCCGCAGGACACCCCGCGCTTCGACAAGCAGTAG
- a CDS encoding DUF3043 domain-containing protein — protein MRAHHVPLGFVFRSRSKDEKAPAAKAPVTNSTQPRDPQAPKGRPTPKRSQAQTQRRSVANTPTTRKEASKRQRDERRTAMERQRQALASGDERYLPARDKGPVRKFARDFVDSRFCIAEFFLPLAVVILVMTMIRIPSLQNIALLLWLIVIVLIVLDSVVTAFRLKKRLAEKFPNEPKKGAVAYALMRTLQMRRLRLPKPQVKRGERP, from the coding sequence ATGCGCGCGCACCACGTACCCTTGGGTTTTGTGTTCCGTAGCCGATCCAAGGACGAGAAGGCCCCGGCCGCCAAGGCACCGGTGACCAACTCCACGCAGCCCCGTGACCCGCAGGCCCCCAAGGGCCGCCCCACGCCCAAGCGCAGCCAGGCCCAGACCCAGCGCCGCAGCGTGGCCAATACGCCGACGACCCGCAAGGAGGCGTCGAAGCGGCAGCGTGACGAGCGCCGCACCGCGATGGAGAGGCAGCGCCAGGCGCTCGCCAGCGGTGACGAGCGTTATCTTCCCGCCCGCGACAAGGGTCCGGTGCGAAAGTTCGCGCGCGACTTCGTCGACTCGCGCTTCTGCATCGCCGAGTTCTTCCTGCCCCTGGCGGTGGTCATCCTCGTGATGACCATGATCCGGATTCCGAGCCTCCAGAACATCGCGCTGCTGCTCTGGCTCATCGTGATCGTGCTGATCGTCCTCGACTCGGTCGTGACGGCGTTCCGCCTGAAGAAGCGCCTGGCCGAGAAGTTCCCGAACGAGCCGAAGAAGGGCGCCGTCGCGTACGCCCTGATGCGCACGCTCCAGATGCGCCGGCTCCGTCTGCCCAAGCCCCAGGTCAAGCGCGGGGAGCGGCCCTGA